The Arachis ipaensis cultivar K30076 chromosome B07, Araip1.1, whole genome shotgun sequence genome includes a window with the following:
- the LOC107608850 gene encoding uncharacterized protein LOC107608850 isoform X2, which produces MMFTEGLDDTAIQWIKQGSKVEDSKPEAEPDAPTRSPLSERRIVSERFPRSPVLNSPVLPPLKFHTALLTPRNVAFSVGDDTDESTVSLPDDADSSDEELSAPSNLDYLERPISHYYDEDELFGCKLPKPQRSNGILKKGLANQNLTLQLPNTLGVQKKLTPAAGGVHLHKQVHLRSLNCLDDSVEFATPPSAPPIIDADFPPQLERFSKGSPMNEQNDSLPSRESVGGRSECSIEQKPSNVKATTDFAQRLDRTITEDTERQTPHLAYYNTSCNSQYAWQTLITYDACIRLCLQAWARGCTEAPEFLKDECLALRSAFGLHDFLLQPRGVKAKQTEGINARNSEQTFPLKMKKVVGKIRVEVRKLRIIPRRKLQITSSQRGSIYVQAGMEYVRHVSSFVKSGINSMKSASSSMGLEEPLSCLIQLQSTSEANEAEPSSAIFLHPGTGDYHDFFPENQGDVLVVEVQDSKKAVHGQARIPISSLSDNPSDKIRWWPIYHDEQECVGKIQLSISSTMTSDENNQIKSSTVVETQAYDLLLEGAMRAQHFHCRNLRLDGPWKWLLETFADYYGVSDSYAKLRYLLHVMHVATPTKDCLELVKELLEPLIKARSERRLTRQERSLLLDCETQIESLLATVFENYKSLDESSPSGLTEHFGPASCSAAPALYPAIQVYSSLHDILSLDAQTILRNYLQTAARKRCRKHMMETDEFVSSTTEGYLMDTITISTAYLKMKNLCVSIRNEIQADIEIHSQHTINGQHIFPSSIDLTNITAAVYSTELCNRLRTFLSAWPPSCPQAHVNELLTATADFERHLESWNISPVQGGVDSRNLFHNYIMVWIQDMQLSLLDCCKAEKVPWSGVITNHSTSPFAEQMYEKIKDNLILYEVVINRWPQYSLYLENAVANIERAIMKSLEKQYSDILTPLKDSIPKRLHLQVQKLARRQSTTVNLLPNQLGIFFNTIKRILDVLHCRVEDILKSWASCLPVMGDKKTLFGEQMNGITVLLRTKYKTYLQAIIGNLVNNLQANRSTRLKKILEETKEADGEAEVRERMQLLNSQLIDFISNLHEVFTSQIFIAICRGLWDRMGQIVLKFLEGRKENRIWYNGSCYALGILDDTFASQMQRLRGNALHEKDIEPPRSVIEARSILCKDTTNATDPSTYFYI; this is translated from the exons atgatGTTCACCGAAGGTCTGGACGACACCGCCATTCAATGGATCAAGCAG GGATCGAAAGTGGAAGACTCTAAGCCTGAGGCTGAGCCTGATGCTCCCACACGGTCTCCTCTATCTGAGAGAAGAATCGTCAGTGAGAGATTCCCAAGATCTCCCGTTCTCAACTCTCCTGTGCTTCCTCCGCTCAAGTTCCATACTGCCTTGCTCACCCCTCGAAACGTTGCCTTTTCCGTCGGGGATGACACTGATGAAAGCACTGTTTCACTGCCCGACGATGCCGACTCTTCTGATGAAGAACTCTCTGCTCCAAGCAACTTGGATTACTTGGAGAGGCCAATCTCACACTACTACGATGAGGATGAACTCTTTGGATGTAAACTCCCTAAACCCCAACGCTCCAATGGCATCCTCAAGAAAGGTTTGGCCAATCAGAACCTGACACTTCAACTTCCCAATACTCTCGGTGTTCAGAAGAAGCTCACACCTGCTGCAGGAGGAGTTCACCTTCACAAGCAGGTTCACCTGCGCAGTCTCAATTGTCTTGATGATTCAGTTGAGTTTGCTACTCCTCCAAGTGCTCCTCCTATTATTGATGCTGATTTTCCACCTCAACTTGAGAGATTCTCCAAGGGCTCCCCAATGAATGAACAAAATGACTCTTTGCCATCCAGAGAATCTGTGGGTGGGAGAAGTGAATGTTCAATTGAGCAAAAACCCAGCAATGTAAAAGCCACCACTGACTTTGCTCAAAG ACTAGACAGAACTATCACAGAGGACACTGAAAGACAGACTCCTCACTTAGCATATTACAACACCAG TTGCAATAGTCAATATGCCTGGCAAACCCTTATCACTTATGATGCCTGCATACGCTTGTGCCTGCAAGCATGGGCAAGAGGCTGCACTGAGGCACCAGAGTTTTTGAAAGATGAGTGCCTGGCTCTTCGAAGTGCCTTTGG ATTGCATGACTTCTTGTTGCAACCTCGAGGTGTAAAAGCAAAACAAACTGAAGGCATAAATGCAAGGAATTCAGAACAAACATTTCCCCTGAAGATGAAGAAGGTTGTAGGCAAAATAAGAGTGGAAG TGAGGAAACTTCGCATTATACCAAGACGCAAACTTCAAATCACTAGTTCACAGAGAGGTTCAATCTACGTACAAGCTGGGATGGAATACGTCCGGCATGTTTCATCATTCGTGAAAAGTGGCATAAATTCTATGAAGTCAGCCTCATCCTCAATGGGATTAGAAG AGCCACTATCTTGCTTAATCCAACTTCAGAGTACATCAGAAGCAAATGAAGCAGAGCCAAGTTCTGCAATTTTTCTACACCCTGGAACTGGAGACTACCATGATTT TTTCCCAGAGAACCAAGGGGATGTCCTAGTTGTTGAAGTCCAAGATTCAAAAAAGGCAGTCCATGGTCAAGCCAGAATCCCAATTTCATCCCTCAGTGATAATCCT AGTGACAAAATTCGATGGTGGCCAATATATCATGATGAACAAGAATGTGTTGGCAAGATTCAGCTTTCCATTAGCAGCACAATGACAAGTGATGAAAACAATCAAATAAAG AGTTCAACTGTGGTGGAAACTCAAGCTTATGATTTATTGTTGGAGGGTGCTATGCGTGCACAGCATTTCCACTGCAGAAACTTGCGACTGGATGGGCCATGGAAGTGGTTGTTAGAAACATTTGCAGACTACTATGGAGTTTCTGACTCTTATGCCAAGTTGAG ATATCTATTACATGTAATGCATGTGGCAACTCCAACCAAGGACTGCCTGGAGCTTGTGAAAGAGTTGCTTGAACCCTTAATAAAGGCCAGAAGTGAGAGGAGATTGACCAGGCAGGAG AGAAGCCTACTTTTGGACTGTGAAACTCAAATAGAAAGTCTTCTGGCTACAGTTTTCGAGAATTATAAATCACTTGATGAGAGCTCACCATCAGGTTTAACTGAACATTTTGGTCCAGCATCCTGTTCTGCAGCACCAGCTCTGTATCCTGCCATACAAGTCTACAGCAGTCTTCATGATATACTATCTCTAGATGCTCAAACTATTCTAAGAAACTATTTGCAG ACTGCTGCAAGAAAAAGGTGTAGAAAACACATGATGGAGACCGACGAGTTTGTGTCAAGCACCACTGAGGGTTACCTAATGGATACCATCACGATCTCAACTGCATACCTAAAGATGAAAAACCTTTGTGTTTCTATAAGAAATGAAATTCAAGCAGATATAGAGATCCACAGCCAGCATACGATCAACGGCCAGCATATATTTCCTAG TTCAATTGACCTGACAAACATCACAGCAGCCGTTTACAGCACTGAGCTGTGTAACAGGCTGAGAACTTTTCTTTCTGCATGGCCACCGTCTTGTCCACAGGCGCATGTGAATGAGCTTCTAACTGCAACCGCCGACTTTGAACGGCACCTTGAGTCGTGGAATATAAG TCCTGTGCAGGGGGGTGTAGACTCCAGAAATTTGTTCCACAATTACATCATGGTGTGGATCCAGGATATGCAACTCAGTTTACTTGATTGTTGTAAAGCAGAAAAG GTGCCATGGTCTGGAGTAATCACCAACCATTCGACATCCCCGTTTGCAGAGCAAATGTATGAGAAGATCAAAGACAACCTTATCCTGTATGAAGTGGTAATCAATAGATGGCCTCAATACTCACTTTACTTGGAAAAT GCTGTGGCAAATATAGAGAGAGCAATCATGAAATCCCTTGAGAAACAATACAGTGATATCTTAACCCCTTTGAAAGACAGCATACCGAAGAGGCTTCATTTGCAAGTCCAAAAGCTAGCAAGAAGACAATCAACTACTGTCAACTTGCTTCCTAATCAA TTGGGAATATTCTTTAACACCATCAAGAGGATTCTTGATGTCCTACACTGTAGAGTGGAAGACATCCTAAAGTCATGGGCATCCTGTCTACCTGTCATGGGGGATAAGAAAACATTGTTTGGGGAGCAAATGAATGGAATAACCGTTCTCTTGAGAACCAAATACAAAACTTATTTGCAAGCAATAATAGGGAATCTCGTCAACAAT TTGCAAGCTAATCGGAGCACACGTCTGAAGAAGATTCTTGAGGAAACAAAAGAAGCAGATGGAGAGGCAGAAGTGCGTGAAAGAATGCAACTGCTCAATTCACAACTCATTGACTTCATATCCAACCTGCATGAGGTCTTTACTAGCCAGATCTTTATAGCAATTTGCCGCGGATTATGGGATAGGATGGGACAG ATTGTTTTAAAGTTTCTGGAAGGAAGGAAGGAAAACAGGATATGGTACAACGGGTCTTGCTATGCTCTGGGG ATATTGGATGACACATTTGCTTCCCAGATGCAAAGACTGCGAGGAAATGCATTGCATGAGAAGGATATTGAGCCTCCTCGCTCAGTGATTGAAGCCCGCTCTATTCTTTGCAAAGACACAACAAATGCAACTGATCCATCTACTTACTTCTACATATGA
- the LOC107608850 gene encoding uncharacterized protein LOC107608850 isoform X1, with product MMFTEGLDDTAIQWIKQGSKVEDSKPEAEPDAPTRSPLSERRIVSERFPRSPVLNSPVLPPLKFHTALLTPRNVAFSVGDDTDESTVSLPDDADSSDEELSAPSNLDYLERPISHYYDEDELFGCKLPKPQRSNGILKKGLANQNLTLQLPNTLGVQKKLTPAAGGVHLHKQVHLRSLNCLDDSVEFATPPSAPPIIDADFPPQLERFSKGSPMNEQNDSLPSRESVGGRSECSIEQKPSNVKATTDFAQRLDRTITEDTERQTPHLAYYNTSSCNSQYAWQTLITYDACIRLCLQAWARGCTEAPEFLKDECLALRSAFGLHDFLLQPRGVKAKQTEGINARNSEQTFPLKMKKVVGKIRVEVRKLRIIPRRKLQITSSQRGSIYVQAGMEYVRHVSSFVKSGINSMKSASSSMGLEEPLSCLIQLQSTSEANEAEPSSAIFLHPGTGDYHDFFPENQGDVLVVEVQDSKKAVHGQARIPISSLSDNPSDKIRWWPIYHDEQECVGKIQLSISSTMTSDENNQIKSSTVVETQAYDLLLEGAMRAQHFHCRNLRLDGPWKWLLETFADYYGVSDSYAKLRYLLHVMHVATPTKDCLELVKELLEPLIKARSERRLTRQERSLLLDCETQIESLLATVFENYKSLDESSPSGLTEHFGPASCSAAPALYPAIQVYSSLHDILSLDAQTILRNYLQTAARKRCRKHMMETDEFVSSTTEGYLMDTITISTAYLKMKNLCVSIRNEIQADIEIHSQHTINGQHIFPSSIDLTNITAAVYSTELCNRLRTFLSAWPPSCPQAHVNELLTATADFERHLESWNISPVQGGVDSRNLFHNYIMVWIQDMQLSLLDCCKAEKVPWSGVITNHSTSPFAEQMYEKIKDNLILYEVVINRWPQYSLYLENAVANIERAIMKSLEKQYSDILTPLKDSIPKRLHLQVQKLARRQSTTVNLLPNQLGIFFNTIKRILDVLHCRVEDILKSWASCLPVMGDKKTLFGEQMNGITVLLRTKYKTYLQAIIGNLVNNLQANRSTRLKKILEETKEADGEAEVRERMQLLNSQLIDFISNLHEVFTSQIFIAICRGLWDRMGQIVLKFLEGRKENRIWYNGSCYALGILDDTFASQMQRLRGNALHEKDIEPPRSVIEARSILCKDTTNATDPSTYFYI from the exons atgatGTTCACCGAAGGTCTGGACGACACCGCCATTCAATGGATCAAGCAG GGATCGAAAGTGGAAGACTCTAAGCCTGAGGCTGAGCCTGATGCTCCCACACGGTCTCCTCTATCTGAGAGAAGAATCGTCAGTGAGAGATTCCCAAGATCTCCCGTTCTCAACTCTCCTGTGCTTCCTCCGCTCAAGTTCCATACTGCCTTGCTCACCCCTCGAAACGTTGCCTTTTCCGTCGGGGATGACACTGATGAAAGCACTGTTTCACTGCCCGACGATGCCGACTCTTCTGATGAAGAACTCTCTGCTCCAAGCAACTTGGATTACTTGGAGAGGCCAATCTCACACTACTACGATGAGGATGAACTCTTTGGATGTAAACTCCCTAAACCCCAACGCTCCAATGGCATCCTCAAGAAAGGTTTGGCCAATCAGAACCTGACACTTCAACTTCCCAATACTCTCGGTGTTCAGAAGAAGCTCACACCTGCTGCAGGAGGAGTTCACCTTCACAAGCAGGTTCACCTGCGCAGTCTCAATTGTCTTGATGATTCAGTTGAGTTTGCTACTCCTCCAAGTGCTCCTCCTATTATTGATGCTGATTTTCCACCTCAACTTGAGAGATTCTCCAAGGGCTCCCCAATGAATGAACAAAATGACTCTTTGCCATCCAGAGAATCTGTGGGTGGGAGAAGTGAATGTTCAATTGAGCAAAAACCCAGCAATGTAAAAGCCACCACTGACTTTGCTCAAAG ACTAGACAGAACTATCACAGAGGACACTGAAAGACAGACTCCTCACTTAGCATATTACAACACCAG CAGTTGCAATAGTCAATATGCCTGGCAAACCCTTATCACTTATGATGCCTGCATACGCTTGTGCCTGCAAGCATGGGCAAGAGGCTGCACTGAGGCACCAGAGTTTTTGAAAGATGAGTGCCTGGCTCTTCGAAGTGCCTTTGG ATTGCATGACTTCTTGTTGCAACCTCGAGGTGTAAAAGCAAAACAAACTGAAGGCATAAATGCAAGGAATTCAGAACAAACATTTCCCCTGAAGATGAAGAAGGTTGTAGGCAAAATAAGAGTGGAAG TGAGGAAACTTCGCATTATACCAAGACGCAAACTTCAAATCACTAGTTCACAGAGAGGTTCAATCTACGTACAAGCTGGGATGGAATACGTCCGGCATGTTTCATCATTCGTGAAAAGTGGCATAAATTCTATGAAGTCAGCCTCATCCTCAATGGGATTAGAAG AGCCACTATCTTGCTTAATCCAACTTCAGAGTACATCAGAAGCAAATGAAGCAGAGCCAAGTTCTGCAATTTTTCTACACCCTGGAACTGGAGACTACCATGATTT TTTCCCAGAGAACCAAGGGGATGTCCTAGTTGTTGAAGTCCAAGATTCAAAAAAGGCAGTCCATGGTCAAGCCAGAATCCCAATTTCATCCCTCAGTGATAATCCT AGTGACAAAATTCGATGGTGGCCAATATATCATGATGAACAAGAATGTGTTGGCAAGATTCAGCTTTCCATTAGCAGCACAATGACAAGTGATGAAAACAATCAAATAAAG AGTTCAACTGTGGTGGAAACTCAAGCTTATGATTTATTGTTGGAGGGTGCTATGCGTGCACAGCATTTCCACTGCAGAAACTTGCGACTGGATGGGCCATGGAAGTGGTTGTTAGAAACATTTGCAGACTACTATGGAGTTTCTGACTCTTATGCCAAGTTGAG ATATCTATTACATGTAATGCATGTGGCAACTCCAACCAAGGACTGCCTGGAGCTTGTGAAAGAGTTGCTTGAACCCTTAATAAAGGCCAGAAGTGAGAGGAGATTGACCAGGCAGGAG AGAAGCCTACTTTTGGACTGTGAAACTCAAATAGAAAGTCTTCTGGCTACAGTTTTCGAGAATTATAAATCACTTGATGAGAGCTCACCATCAGGTTTAACTGAACATTTTGGTCCAGCATCCTGTTCTGCAGCACCAGCTCTGTATCCTGCCATACAAGTCTACAGCAGTCTTCATGATATACTATCTCTAGATGCTCAAACTATTCTAAGAAACTATTTGCAG ACTGCTGCAAGAAAAAGGTGTAGAAAACACATGATGGAGACCGACGAGTTTGTGTCAAGCACCACTGAGGGTTACCTAATGGATACCATCACGATCTCAACTGCATACCTAAAGATGAAAAACCTTTGTGTTTCTATAAGAAATGAAATTCAAGCAGATATAGAGATCCACAGCCAGCATACGATCAACGGCCAGCATATATTTCCTAG TTCAATTGACCTGACAAACATCACAGCAGCCGTTTACAGCACTGAGCTGTGTAACAGGCTGAGAACTTTTCTTTCTGCATGGCCACCGTCTTGTCCACAGGCGCATGTGAATGAGCTTCTAACTGCAACCGCCGACTTTGAACGGCACCTTGAGTCGTGGAATATAAG TCCTGTGCAGGGGGGTGTAGACTCCAGAAATTTGTTCCACAATTACATCATGGTGTGGATCCAGGATATGCAACTCAGTTTACTTGATTGTTGTAAAGCAGAAAAG GTGCCATGGTCTGGAGTAATCACCAACCATTCGACATCCCCGTTTGCAGAGCAAATGTATGAGAAGATCAAAGACAACCTTATCCTGTATGAAGTGGTAATCAATAGATGGCCTCAATACTCACTTTACTTGGAAAAT GCTGTGGCAAATATAGAGAGAGCAATCATGAAATCCCTTGAGAAACAATACAGTGATATCTTAACCCCTTTGAAAGACAGCATACCGAAGAGGCTTCATTTGCAAGTCCAAAAGCTAGCAAGAAGACAATCAACTACTGTCAACTTGCTTCCTAATCAA TTGGGAATATTCTTTAACACCATCAAGAGGATTCTTGATGTCCTACACTGTAGAGTGGAAGACATCCTAAAGTCATGGGCATCCTGTCTACCTGTCATGGGGGATAAGAAAACATTGTTTGGGGAGCAAATGAATGGAATAACCGTTCTCTTGAGAACCAAATACAAAACTTATTTGCAAGCAATAATAGGGAATCTCGTCAACAAT TTGCAAGCTAATCGGAGCACACGTCTGAAGAAGATTCTTGAGGAAACAAAAGAAGCAGATGGAGAGGCAGAAGTGCGTGAAAGAATGCAACTGCTCAATTCACAACTCATTGACTTCATATCCAACCTGCATGAGGTCTTTACTAGCCAGATCTTTATAGCAATTTGCCGCGGATTATGGGATAGGATGGGACAG ATTGTTTTAAAGTTTCTGGAAGGAAGGAAGGAAAACAGGATATGGTACAACGGGTCTTGCTATGCTCTGGGG ATATTGGATGACACATTTGCTTCCCAGATGCAAAGACTGCGAGGAAATGCATTGCATGAGAAGGATATTGAGCCTCCTCGCTCAGTGATTGAAGCCCGCTCTATTCTTTGCAAAGACACAACAAATGCAACTGATCCATCTACTTACTTCTACATATGA
- the LOC107608850 gene encoding uncharacterized protein LOC107608850 isoform X3 encodes MMFTEGLDDTAIQWIKQGSKVEDSKPEAEPDAPTRSPLSERRIVSERFPRSPVLNSPVLPPLKFHTALLTPRNVAFSVGDDTDESTVSLPDDADSSDEELSAPSNLDYLERPISHYYDEDELFGCKLPKPQRSNGILKKGGVHLHKQVHLRSLNCLDDSVEFATPPSAPPIIDADFPPQLERFSKGSPMNEQNDSLPSRESVGGRSECSIEQKPSNVKATTDFAQRLDRTITEDTERQTPHLAYYNTSSCNSQYAWQTLITYDACIRLCLQAWARGCTEAPEFLKDECLALRSAFGLHDFLLQPRGVKAKQTEGINARNSEQTFPLKMKKVVGKIRVEVRKLRIIPRRKLQITSSQRGSIYVQAGMEYVRHVSSFVKSGINSMKSASSSMGLEEPLSCLIQLQSTSEANEAEPSSAIFLHPGTGDYHDFFPENQGDVLVVEVQDSKKAVHGQARIPISSLSDNPSDKIRWWPIYHDEQECVGKIQLSISSTMTSDENNQIKSSTVVETQAYDLLLEGAMRAQHFHCRNLRLDGPWKWLLETFADYYGVSDSYAKLRYLLHVMHVATPTKDCLELVKELLEPLIKARSERRLTRQERSLLLDCETQIESLLATVFENYKSLDESSPSGLTEHFGPASCSAAPALYPAIQVYSSLHDILSLDAQTILRNYLQTAARKRCRKHMMETDEFVSSTTEGYLMDTITISTAYLKMKNLCVSIRNEIQADIEIHSQHTINGQHIFPSSIDLTNITAAVYSTELCNRLRTFLSAWPPSCPQAHVNELLTATADFERHLESWNISPVQGGVDSRNLFHNYIMVWIQDMQLSLLDCCKAEKVPWSGVITNHSTSPFAEQMYEKIKDNLILYEVVINRWPQYSLYLENAVANIERAIMKSLEKQYSDILTPLKDSIPKRLHLQVQKLARRQSTTVNLLPNQLGIFFNTIKRILDVLHCRVEDILKSWASCLPVMGDKKTLFGEQMNGITVLLRTKYKTYLQAIIGNLVNNLQANRSTRLKKILEETKEADGEAEVRERMQLLNSQLIDFISNLHEVFTSQIFIAICRGLWDRMGQIVLKFLEGRKENRIWYNGSCYALGILDDTFASQMQRLRGNALHEKDIEPPRSVIEARSILCKDTTNATDPSTYFYI; translated from the exons atgatGTTCACCGAAGGTCTGGACGACACCGCCATTCAATGGATCAAGCAG GGATCGAAAGTGGAAGACTCTAAGCCTGAGGCTGAGCCTGATGCTCCCACACGGTCTCCTCTATCTGAGAGAAGAATCGTCAGTGAGAGATTCCCAAGATCTCCCGTTCTCAACTCTCCTGTGCTTCCTCCGCTCAAGTTCCATACTGCCTTGCTCACCCCTCGAAACGTTGCCTTTTCCGTCGGGGATGACACTGATGAAAGCACTGTTTCACTGCCCGACGATGCCGACTCTTCTGATGAAGAACTCTCTGCTCCAAGCAACTTGGATTACTTGGAGAGGCCAATCTCACACTACTACGATGAGGATGAACTCTTTGGATGTAAACTCCCTAAACCCCAACGCTCCAATGGCATCCTCAAGAAAG GAGGAGTTCACCTTCACAAGCAGGTTCACCTGCGCAGTCTCAATTGTCTTGATGATTCAGTTGAGTTTGCTACTCCTCCAAGTGCTCCTCCTATTATTGATGCTGATTTTCCACCTCAACTTGAGAGATTCTCCAAGGGCTCCCCAATGAATGAACAAAATGACTCTTTGCCATCCAGAGAATCTGTGGGTGGGAGAAGTGAATGTTCAATTGAGCAAAAACCCAGCAATGTAAAAGCCACCACTGACTTTGCTCAAAG ACTAGACAGAACTATCACAGAGGACACTGAAAGACAGACTCCTCACTTAGCATATTACAACACCAG CAGTTGCAATAGTCAATATGCCTGGCAAACCCTTATCACTTATGATGCCTGCATACGCTTGTGCCTGCAAGCATGGGCAAGAGGCTGCACTGAGGCACCAGAGTTTTTGAAAGATGAGTGCCTGGCTCTTCGAAGTGCCTTTGG ATTGCATGACTTCTTGTTGCAACCTCGAGGTGTAAAAGCAAAACAAACTGAAGGCATAAATGCAAGGAATTCAGAACAAACATTTCCCCTGAAGATGAAGAAGGTTGTAGGCAAAATAAGAGTGGAAG TGAGGAAACTTCGCATTATACCAAGACGCAAACTTCAAATCACTAGTTCACAGAGAGGTTCAATCTACGTACAAGCTGGGATGGAATACGTCCGGCATGTTTCATCATTCGTGAAAAGTGGCATAAATTCTATGAAGTCAGCCTCATCCTCAATGGGATTAGAAG AGCCACTATCTTGCTTAATCCAACTTCAGAGTACATCAGAAGCAAATGAAGCAGAGCCAAGTTCTGCAATTTTTCTACACCCTGGAACTGGAGACTACCATGATTT TTTCCCAGAGAACCAAGGGGATGTCCTAGTTGTTGAAGTCCAAGATTCAAAAAAGGCAGTCCATGGTCAAGCCAGAATCCCAATTTCATCCCTCAGTGATAATCCT AGTGACAAAATTCGATGGTGGCCAATATATCATGATGAACAAGAATGTGTTGGCAAGATTCAGCTTTCCATTAGCAGCACAATGACAAGTGATGAAAACAATCAAATAAAG AGTTCAACTGTGGTGGAAACTCAAGCTTATGATTTATTGTTGGAGGGTGCTATGCGTGCACAGCATTTCCACTGCAGAAACTTGCGACTGGATGGGCCATGGAAGTGGTTGTTAGAAACATTTGCAGACTACTATGGAGTTTCTGACTCTTATGCCAAGTTGAG ATATCTATTACATGTAATGCATGTGGCAACTCCAACCAAGGACTGCCTGGAGCTTGTGAAAGAGTTGCTTGAACCCTTAATAAAGGCCAGAAGTGAGAGGAGATTGACCAGGCAGGAG AGAAGCCTACTTTTGGACTGTGAAACTCAAATAGAAAGTCTTCTGGCTACAGTTTTCGAGAATTATAAATCACTTGATGAGAGCTCACCATCAGGTTTAACTGAACATTTTGGTCCAGCATCCTGTTCTGCAGCACCAGCTCTGTATCCTGCCATACAAGTCTACAGCAGTCTTCATGATATACTATCTCTAGATGCTCAAACTATTCTAAGAAACTATTTGCAG ACTGCTGCAAGAAAAAGGTGTAGAAAACACATGATGGAGACCGACGAGTTTGTGTCAAGCACCACTGAGGGTTACCTAATGGATACCATCACGATCTCAACTGCATACCTAAAGATGAAAAACCTTTGTGTTTCTATAAGAAATGAAATTCAAGCAGATATAGAGATCCACAGCCAGCATACGATCAACGGCCAGCATATATTTCCTAG TTCAATTGACCTGACAAACATCACAGCAGCCGTTTACAGCACTGAGCTGTGTAACAGGCTGAGAACTTTTCTTTCTGCATGGCCACCGTCTTGTCCACAGGCGCATGTGAATGAGCTTCTAACTGCAACCGCCGACTTTGAACGGCACCTTGAGTCGTGGAATATAAG TCCTGTGCAGGGGGGTGTAGACTCCAGAAATTTGTTCCACAATTACATCATGGTGTGGATCCAGGATATGCAACTCAGTTTACTTGATTGTTGTAAAGCAGAAAAG GTGCCATGGTCTGGAGTAATCACCAACCATTCGACATCCCCGTTTGCAGAGCAAATGTATGAGAAGATCAAAGACAACCTTATCCTGTATGAAGTGGTAATCAATAGATGGCCTCAATACTCACTTTACTTGGAAAAT GCTGTGGCAAATATAGAGAGAGCAATCATGAAATCCCTTGAGAAACAATACAGTGATATCTTAACCCCTTTGAAAGACAGCATACCGAAGAGGCTTCATTTGCAAGTCCAAAAGCTAGCAAGAAGACAATCAACTACTGTCAACTTGCTTCCTAATCAA TTGGGAATATTCTTTAACACCATCAAGAGGATTCTTGATGTCCTACACTGTAGAGTGGAAGACATCCTAAAGTCATGGGCATCCTGTCTACCTGTCATGGGGGATAAGAAAACATTGTTTGGGGAGCAAATGAATGGAATAACCGTTCTCTTGAGAACCAAATACAAAACTTATTTGCAAGCAATAATAGGGAATCTCGTCAACAAT TTGCAAGCTAATCGGAGCACACGTCTGAAGAAGATTCTTGAGGAAACAAAAGAAGCAGATGGAGAGGCAGAAGTGCGTGAAAGAATGCAACTGCTCAATTCACAACTCATTGACTTCATATCCAACCTGCATGAGGTCTTTACTAGCCAGATCTTTATAGCAATTTGCCGCGGATTATGGGATAGGATGGGACAG ATTGTTTTAAAGTTTCTGGAAGGAAGGAAGGAAAACAGGATATGGTACAACGGGTCTTGCTATGCTCTGGGG ATATTGGATGACACATTTGCTTCCCAGATGCAAAGACTGCGAGGAAATGCATTGCATGAGAAGGATATTGAGCCTCCTCGCTCAGTGATTGAAGCCCGCTCTATTCTTTGCAAAGACACAACAAATGCAACTGATCCATCTACTTACTTCTACATATGA